One part of the Lotus japonicus ecotype B-129 chromosome 2, LjGifu_v1.2 genome encodes these proteins:
- the LOC130735801 gene encoding uncharacterized protein LOC130735801 — MFNGRMTNDVISENSGQGANQNGQEHTQFNTLGMAMPLIQSGSLNLFPSNSTIDIDLQSIRQQIDESRYNMVNMLTQQISTMFNPLIQNTQHLTRQLCRIADVLGAPPLNQTFQQVPDYGQSVPLNFTQHEVQNFSQNEPQNLPQDQNFGPSEVLNGQENSVQNQQQNFDQNLDNNVLVNRNQNDYGGPQNVANAVEEVLNHHGFNVGYANRPNVTSPFSEVVLQAELPRGGKVPKVTKFSGDTGESTVEHIASHMKGAPRPRQEDEGGYYPCSMKMKLT, encoded by the exons ATGTTTAATGGCAGAATGACAAATGATGTCATTTCTGAAAATTCTGGGCAAGGAGCAAATCAAAATGGTCAAGAACATACACAGTTCAACACATTGGGAATGGCTATGCCTTTGATTCAAAGTGGTTCATTGAATTTATTTCCATCAAATTCAACCattgatattgatttacaaTCAATTAGGCAACAAATTGATGAAAGTAGGTACAATATGGTGAACATGTTGACACAACAAATATCAACTATGTTTAATCCTCTCATTCAAAATACTCAACACTTAACTCGACAATTGTGTCGAATTGCTGATGTTCTTGGAGCACCGCCTTTGAACCAAACGTTCCAGCAAGTTCCTGATTATGGTCAAAGTGTGCCTCTAAATTTTACTCAACATGAAGTTCAGAATTTTAGTCAAAATGAGCCTCAAAATTTGCCTCAAGATCAGAATTTTGGTCCAAGCGAAGTTCTGAATGGACAAGAAAATTCAGTCCAAAATCAGCAACAGAATTTTGATCAAAATTTAGACAACAATGTCTTAGTTAATCGAAATCAAAATGACTATGGGGGGCCACAAAATGTGGCCAATGCTGTCGAAGAAGTTCTAAATCATCATGGTTTCAATGTTGGATATGCCAATCGTCCAAATGTcacgtctccgttttctgaagTAGTTCTTCAAGCAGAACTTCCAAGGGGAGGAAAGGTTCCAAAAGTTACTAAATTTTCAGGAGACACAGGTGAATCGACTGTTGAGCATATTGCAAG CCACATGAAAGGAGCTCCTCGACCAAgacaagaagatgaaggtggttaTTATCCATGTAGCATGAAGATGAAACTAACTTGA
- the LOC130737174 gene encoding chitinase 2-like, with protein MELPIPNLCFTLFFFLFLASTNASLFREYIGAENNVKFSDVPINQDVQFHFILSFAIDYDTSSSPSPTNGKFNVFWETDNLTPTQVSSIKSKNSNVKVAMSLGGDSVGGGSAYFDPSSADSWVSNAVSSLTNIIKEYNLDGIDIDYEHFKTDPETFADCIGRVIKTLKANGVISFASIAPFDDDQVQSHYMALWKSYGNLIDYVNFQFYAYDKGTSVDQFIVYFNKQSANYNGGKVLVSFISDGSGGLSPNDGFFTACHRLKSQQKLDGIFVWSADDSMGNGFPYEKQSQALLAIP; from the exons ATGGAGCTTCCAATTCCAAATCTTTGCTTtacccttttcttcttcttatttcttGCATCAACCAATGCAAGCTTATTCCGTGAATACATAGGAGCAGAGAATAATGTCAAATTTTCAGATGTCCCTATTAACCAAGATGTCCAATTTCACTTCATTCTCTCCTTCGCTATCGACTATGACACATCATCATCCCCTTCTCCCACCAATGGAAAATTCAACGTCTTCTGGGAAACAGATAATCTAACCCCAACCCAAGTTTCTTCTATCAAGAGCAAGAACTCAAATGTTAAAGTAGCCATGAGTCTTGGAGGAGACAGTGTTGGAGGAGGCTCTGCTTACTTTGATCCATCTTCAG CTGATTCTTGGGTTTCCAACGCTGTTTCTTCGCTCACAAACATAATTAAGGAGTACAACTTGGACGGAATCGACATTGACTATGAGCATTTCAAAACAGACCCTGAAACATTTGCTGATTGCATAGGGAGGGTAATCAAGACTCTTAAAGCCAATGGGGTTATCTCTTTTGCTTCAATTGCTCCATTTGATGATGATCAGGTTCAGAGTCATTACATGGCCTTGTGGAAGAGTTATGGGAACCTCATTGATTATGTTAATTTCCAATTCTATGCATATGACAAGGGTACTAGTGTGGATCAGTTTATTGTTTACTTCAACAAGCAAAGTGCAAATTACAATGGTGGGAAGGTGTTGGTGAGTTTCATTAGTGATGGGAGTGGTGGGTTGTCACCAAATGATGGATTCTTCACGGCATGCCATAGGCTGAAGAGTCAGCAAAAGCTTGATGGTATCTTTGTGTGGTCTGCTGATGATTCTATGGGAAACGGTTTCCCCTATGAGAAGCAATCCCAAGCTCTTTTGGCTATACCGTAg
- the LOC130735800 gene encoding zinc finger protein CO3 → MYTRATDSLTHFPPSPTHNYQLTLSELDSLSQLNSEVSSNANYSGSSGSTSYVGSPSSLASHETQRVGLMQRSVSSHSLQKNSGVHHPFSALFAELMDSKNGPVRRVYSTGDLQSARGMSHYHHSDSPLSTESSMIIEEMTRAASPYSPEEKKLRIERYRSKRNQRNFTKKIKYACRKTLADSRPRVRGRFVRNDEIVMDTSVTTGEELEDDEDENWTNFFDSLVPENHAHDPQSSSSFDMFY, encoded by the exons ATGTATACACGCGCCACCGATTCCCTCACCCACTTCCCGCCATCGCCAACTCACAACTACCAACTTACCCTCAGCGAGCTGGACTCGCTCTCGCAACTCAACTCGGAGGTGAGTTCCAATGCCAATTACAGTGGCAGCAGCGGGAGCACCAGTTACGTGGGGTCGCCGAGCTCGCTGGCAAGTCACGAGACTCAGCGAGTTGGCTTGATGCAGAGGAGCGTTAGCAGCCACTCGCTGCAGAAGAATAGTGGAGTCCACCACCCCTTCTCTGCTCTGTTCGCTGAGTTGATGGACTCGAAGAACGGTCCGGTGCGGAGAGTTTACAGTACCGGTGATCTGCAG AGTGCTAGAGGAATGTCACATTATCATCACTCAGATAGTCCTTTGTCAACTGAGAGTAGTATGATAATAGAAGAAATGACCAGGGCTGCCAGTCCTTATAGCCCAGAGGAGAAGAAGTTGAGGATTGAGCGGTATAGAAGCAAGAGAAACCAGAGGAACTTCACCAAGAAAATTAAG TATGCTTGCAGGAAGACATTGGCTGACAGCCGGCCACGTGTTAGAGGACGATTTGTGAGGAATGATGAAATTGTGATGGACACTTCAGTAACAACCGGAGAGGAattagaagatgatgaagatgagaaTTGGACCAATTTCTTTGATTCCTTGGTTCCTGAAAATCATGCTCATGATCCTCAAAGTAGCTCCTCCTTTGATATGTTctactaa
- the LOC130735798 gene encoding chitinase 2-like: protein MELPIPNLCFTLFFFLFLATTNASLFREYIGAENNVKFSDVPINQDVEFHFILSFAIDYDTSSSPSPTNGKFNVFWETENLTPTQVSSIKSKNSNVKVAMSLGGDSVEGGSAYFDPSSADSWVSNAVSSLTNIIKEYNLDGIDIDYEHFKTDPETFADCIGRVIKTLKANGVISFASIAPFDDDQVQSHYMALWKSYGNLIDYVNFQFYAYDKGTSVDQFIDYFNKQSANYNGGKVLVSFISDGSGGLSPNDGFFTACHRLKSQQKLDGIFVWSADDSMGNGFPYEKQSQALLAIP, encoded by the exons ATGGAACTTCCTATTCCAAACCTTTGCTTtacccttttcttcttcttatttcttGCAACAACCAACGCAAGCTTATTCCGAGAATACATAGGAGCAGAGAACAATGTCAAATTTTCAGATGTTCCTATTAACCAAGATGTCGAATTTCACTTCATTCTCTCCTTTGCTATTGACTATGACACATCATCATCTCCTTCTCCCACAAATGGAAAATTCAACGTTTTTTGGGAAACAGAAAACCTAACCCCAACCCAAGTTTCTTCCATCAAGAGCAAGAACTCAAATGTCAAAGTAGCCATGAGTCTTGGAGGAGATAGTGTTGAAGGTGGCTCTGCTTACTTTGATCCATCTTCAG CTGATTCTTGGGTTTCTAACGCCGTTTCTTCGCTTACAAACATAATCAAGGAGTACAACTTGGACGGAATCGACATTGACTATGAGCATTTCAAAACAGACCCTGAAACATTTGCTGATTGCATAGGGAGGGTAATCAAGACTCTTAAAGCCAATGGGGTTATCTCTTTTGCTTCAATTGCTCCATTTGATGATGATCAGGTTCAGAGTCATTACATGGCCTTGTGGAAGAGTTATGGGAACCTCATTGATTATGTTAATTTCCAATTCTATGCATATGACAAGGGTACTAGTGTGGATCAGTTTATTGATTACTTCAACAAGCAAAGTGCAAATTACAATGGTGGGAAGGTGTTGGTGAGTTTCATTAGTGATGGGAGTGGTGGGTTGTCACCAAATGATGGATTCTTCACGGCATGTCATAGGCTGAAGAGTCAGCAAAAGCTTGATGGTATCTTTGTGTGGTCTGCTGATGATTCTATGGGAAATGGTTTCCCCTATGAGAAGCAATCACAAGCCCTTTTGGCTATACCGtag
- the LOC130740475 gene encoding probable histone H2B.1, producing MAPKAAAEKKPAAEKKPAEEKKSTAAEKAPPAEKKPKAGKKLPKEGASAAGDKKKKRSKKNVETYKIYIFKVLKQVHPDIGISSKAMGIMNSFINDIFEKLAQESSRLARYNKKPTITSMEIQTAVRLVLPGELAKHAVSEGTKSVTKFTSS from the coding sequence ATGGCACCCAAGGCAGCAGCAGAGAAGAAGCCCGCGGCAGAGAAGAAGCCCGCTGAGGAGAAGAAGTCGACGGCGGCCGAGAAGGCTCCACCGGCGGAGAAGAAGCCCAAGGCCGGGAAGAAGCTTCCAAAGGAGGGCGCAAGCGCCGCCggagacaagaagaagaagaggagcaaGAAGAACGTGGAGACATACAAGATCTACATCTTCAAGGTGCTGAAGCAGGTTCACCCAGACATCGGTATCTCCAGCAAGGCCATGGGGATCATGAACAGTTTCATCAACGACATCTTCGAGAAGCTCGCTCAGGAATCTTCCAGGCTCGCTCGCTACAACAAGAAGCCCACCATCACTTCCATGGAGATCCAGACCGCGGTCAGGCTCGTGCTGCCCGGAGAATTGGCCAAGCATGCTGTCTCGGAGGGTACCAAGTCTGTCACCAAGTTTACCAGTTCTTGA